A region from the Danaus plexippus chromosome 26, MEX_DaPlex, whole genome shotgun sequence genome encodes:
- the LOC116774293 gene encoding uncharacterized protein LOC116774293, producing MFLRFLFPLMFFVYVETDQAVENNRMVGVDTVHDIKIDKDTIITRNMNLKKKNEKSSEAQIEQKNVSPDWSYSSFPEDVKKHVDQFKRNMSECLKEVHASDKRPVKRLSPKKESPVHGDCLIACVLKRNSVIENGKIHKENLIALVKKFYEKDEKLMKKLERNLDRCIETSARDKDDCAIAARLNECTNDIMTSNKHKIVVNY from the exons atgtttcttcgCTTCCTGTTTCCGCTCATGTTTTTCGTCTATGTTGAAACTGATCAGGCCGTTGAAAATAACCGCATGGTGGGAGTTGATACCGTTCAcgatattaaaatcgataaagATACAATTATAACCAGAAACATGAATTTGaagaagaaaaatgaaaaatctt cagAAGCACAAATCGAGCAAAAAAATGTCAGTCCCGACTGGTCGTACAGCTCTTTCCCGGAAGATGTTAAAAAACATGTAGATCAATTCAAACGTAACATGTCAGAATGTCTGAAAGAAGTTCATGCTAGTGATAAGAGACCCGTAAAAAGACTTTCTCCCAAGAAGGAGTCACCTGTTCATGGAGATTGCTTGATCGCCTGCGTTCTTAAACGCAACAGCGTCATAGAAAACGGAAAGATTCACAAag aaaaCCTTATAGCACTGGtgaagaaattttatgaaaaagatGAAAAGTTGATGAAGAAACTGGAAAGAAATCTTGACCGATGTATTGAGACGAGTGCTCGCGACAAAGACGACTGCGCCATAGCAGCGCGTCTGAACGAGTGTACTAATGATATAATGACAagtaataaacacaaaattgttgttaattattaa